In Montipora capricornis isolate CH-2021 chromosome 4, ASM3666992v2, whole genome shotgun sequence, the DNA window GCGtcgttgtaattctaattagtctgtattaacattacaaaagaacgaaggtttgtatcaaaacagggtcaccggcagcttcgcttccattgttaggccaggtaacttagctacacctctaaaatggtctattctgaCATTAATCTGTAGTTTACGCGTCCTTCGCATTAATGGCCAATTTCAAATTACATTTCCTTACCGTAAGAAATAACATAATTCAACGTGAACTAACTGAACACCTTAAAGAGATATTAGCCTGCACAACCTTCGAAATTTAATCTGCTGTAATATTTAACAAACTGAAGATTGCGGCGTCATGAAGAAGATCACTTAATTACTCCGACTGAAAGATTCGAACGCCTAAGGCGTACACAAATTTTTCTAACTCATGATTGCAGAGAACCAATTTCTTTCGTTTCCAATTCATGTAAAAATACCGAAACTGAAATTTACATATCTCAAGGGACAAACTGGCTGTCTTTCTCTGTGCCCTTAGTTCCTCGTGACGCACTagcaaaaaaatgaatttcaacctCTGAGTGTGGGATATACACTCGTCAAAATTCCTTAACCTTAACTGCCAAAATACAATACTAGGGGTCATGAGATCTTTCCACATAAAGGTAAAACACTGAGCATTTTAGCATAGGATAAGCCTTGTTTAGACAGAAACACTGTTAAAATGCTGGCCACAATGATTGCTACTGGGTCAACATCTCACCAAATAGGAGAAATAGTTATGCAGGACAGTGATCTACGAGATGCAGTCAAAGCAAGTACATGGCGCTTAGATAGACTCCagtgttttattcatctttaaCGATGACTGTAAAATATAATGTCAACATAGCAGAACCACCCATTATCATGCTTGGTGTCCCCTGCTGTACAAAGAAGTAATCCGTATATAATCTTAGACCttatacttcttcttcttcttcttcttctcgacTATTCAATTTGGTCACCAATCAGGGCGTTTAGTGGAGAAATTACAATAACCGTCGACTTTTTGTCTCCTGGTGATCCAGCGAAGTCCATGAAATTGTAAATGGGTGCAAGCAGCTGATAAATTAACGATTTGCCGTAGCCAGTTGGCAGAACTGCCAACACATCTTTGTTATCAATAACCACAGACTTAAGAACTTCGTACTGCTTTTCCTTCAACTGAAGATCGCCGGCACCTAAAAGCTGCAAGCCAAAATTCAAAGCTTCGTGAAACATATCAATCGTCCTCGTCCTTTGGTCAGCCATTTTCGCTCCACACGTTCTCTAAAACTTGCGGCTGCGCAGTTGACCGGAAGTCCGCGATTCgcggactgcaaattggccctggccagagctctcgatccgtggcgctggccaagaggatcgcagctctgggtacgagaatggattgaatgcggaatagctttctcggaaatacgcctatttctcgagaaccactcgttaaaatttaacgaaatttggcacgacaatactttaggaaataagtaactggagtaTTGAAACAAATGtgaactttaacagaggaacttctagatattccagtgaaACGTCAACAggggataattaaagatctctctgtcaaattattattaaaatagtgttaaccTGTGAGCATctttacaagcttgttgcatgcaaattataaagaatcTAAcaaccagattttctgcaaataaacaaaaccgattttaaaggcctgtttatatttattcatgttgccatggcaacgcaatatacgtcagcttaactatcaaaaaacCGAAGGTCGTGTTattaacttgcttgctaccatttttggtgaccaaaggatcaagggttttagagaaaaaagtaaatgaaacaTGTATCCTTAAGAAAGATTAGGGCCATTTaaacgagagaaaataagccgcggcttacataagacgcgaacaccccgtataaatgcagttactaactatgataaatggtacaaaatctacgttcacggctttctcaagccgcagCTTATCctgcctgggagtttatactcgtataaatagttcctttcgcgtattatatacgccgcggccagagtaagccgtggcttattttccctcgtataaacggccctattatcgTAACAGGATACAACTTTGAAAACTTGTCCGTCGGACCAAAAATCATACACAGAAGTATGACACAGGCTTTTtaattctctacttgcacaaatcccataattcACTTCTTTTACCCCTCCCCCCTTTGCATAGGCATCgatttcgatttctcttgggacatcttcatgtctcaggagaaattgcaaacaatgatcaTTCAAAATTTTTTGGGGGTTGGAAGGGGTGAAAGAGCTTCATTAATGacgggattgtgcaagtagcgaattgtttgattttttgagtgGGTACTGCCTTTCTCTGATCACAGGCAACACAAACACATAATTTGAATGCTCAGTCACCGTAACGGCttgtagggtttatatgggaaacatgaaatgcagaaaaaaatcggCTAATCGGTTTATAGCagggaaaataaattaaataaacttaCTCTTACTTTACCTCGTGTCCTTGCGTCAATTTGAGGGGCCCTTGGAAAAACCCTGATCGGACTGGACCAGATCGGATCGgctcggatcggatcggatcggatcggattgacaaaacacggaccggatcaataacaaaatcccCACCAAAAGTAGATGGTCACCAGATAACGTGCTGAAGACAGGAGAAGTcaaattctgtgcctttctctcttatgtagtcgtctcctcatttcTTGAGACTCgtcgaaatttttttttccagaggtgattacagattccgaagcggaattatgaaagatacgatgtgacgaCTTGACGTCAATAAGTGAATTAACGGCGTACGCAacggtcttcttcttcttcaaacatgaaaactgacaacaattttttactTTACCCCAGTTCCTGACAATTGCACAATAGCTtaatttagcaacagaaaggaAGCTTCAGGCCCGCAGAATAGTTGGGATTCTACTCTAATATGACGtaatatggatatttttgctgCGCTCGCCATCGTCAACTGACATTCCCGTTCTGTTTCGTGCAATTAGAAGCTTAAGGGAGTGGGGTAAAGTAACGAACTGtcgtcagttttcatgtttgataAAGAAGACCGTTGTGTACGCAGTCAATTCGCTTATTggcttcggaatctgtaatcgcctttggaaaaaaaagcatttCGACGAGTCTtaataaatgaggagacgactacacaagagagaaaggcacagaattcgagcacgttgtctggtgttattgatccggtccgagttttgtcaatccgatccgatccgatccgatccgctTCGATCCGCTCCTGGTTTTGCAACTGCCGATTTGAGAGGttctgggctagttttgaaatttgctcttATCCTTAAAAACTAGCCCAGAACGCCTCAAATTGACACAAGGACACAAGGTGAAGAGAGAGTAAGTTTATTTTAGTTATTTTCCTCGCTACAAACTAGGGATTAGcccatttttttctgcatttcatgtttcccatataaaggaactttatttaagtgtctaatcttctagcgctatAGAGCagtaatcggggacactgtaaattgaaattaacaagttaacaaatcaaattttggtttttaaggagagaggaaaccggagtaccaggagaaaacctctcggtgcagagtagagaaccaacaaactctcaccactgcgccatctctaCACCCCCAATAAACCCTACAATAAACAAACCGTCAGGTTGACTGAGCATTCAAATTTGGGTTGCCTGTGCTCTAGATCAGGGGACTCCCCATTTCCCCTCCTCTATACTCAACCCGGTCTGATTGGCTAGCTATTTATGGCATACCCATATGTATATAAAGGGAACAGTATAAAGATAATCAAACGTGCAAAGAGAGGAAGAAACTGTTATTGCTGATTGCGAAGAAACCTTAAAAATGCAATGTTTAAAACTTGTTATTGTCGGAGATGGCGGAGTGGGGAAATCAAGCTTTCTTATCACGGCAACAACAAACCATTTTCCGAGCAATTATGTTCCTACAGTTTTCGACAATTACTCCTCGAATATTATGGTCGACGGAAAACCCTTCTCGGTATCTCTATGGGATACAGCGGGACAAGAAGACTACGACCGCCTCAGACCTCTTTCGTATCCTCAAACAGATGTGTTCGTGGTAAGTTTTGATGTGGCAAGTAGAACATCTTTCCAAAATGTGACCGAAAAATGGATTCCGGAAGTTCGTCGTTTTGGACCACTGGTACCGATTCTTCTCTTGGGAACTAAGACGGATCTTCGAGGCAGCAAGTAAGTTATGAGCTTACAGAAAAATAACTTCCTGCTGTTGACAGTTGtttcattgttattgttgtatcagcgaaagagaaaaaaagttgtggcatgagaggggaaaaaaaactttactTGGGACGATTGGGGAGAGGGGGTGGTATATTCTGGACCGTAGTATACTTGGTTTGTGTGCTTTTAAATGTAAACGGTTTAAAAAAGCCTACCTCTAAATCAAACGAACTGGAGAAGTATAAAATCTGAATAACCAATAAATTTCTTGAAGAACCAACCTGGATCCAAAACGTTAGTGTGAGCCTTTGATTGGTTAACCTGTGATGAGAGTTGTTCTTTTAAACAAATCAAGCAAATTTGGCAACTATTCGTTTCCCACCAACTGGAAACCGCTCTGAGAGAGTTAGTAACTAAAAAATGTCCCTTTTTTTCTCACAACTACAGAAATCCAACATCATCACCATGTAGACATGTCACAGAAGGCGAAGGGAAATCACTTGCTTCTTCTCAAGGGGCCACATATGCAGAATGCAGTTCTCTGTTAAATGATGGAGTACAGCAAGCCATTAATATAGCAGTGGAATTGGCTGTTACACACTCTTCAGTATCCAGGCACAAGAAGAAAACATTCAAGTTAAATAAAGAGACAAAACCACTTCCTCCTATTCTACCACCTGCAGGTACTTGCCCCTATCATCCCTGATGCGACCCCCATTGACAATTAAAATTGTCTAGCATTTAAGACAGTAATCTATAAGTCTCACTTTAGGACCGGAAGGGTTAAAGAACGtagttgaaaaagaaaagaaacaagtcAACACTCACTGAATTCCGGTTGCATAAGTTTCAACACTTTTGGAAGAGTTTTGTGTGCATGCAGGTATTGATAAAAATTTCGTTATGTCAAGCCAGGCATTTACACATGTTGATGAGCTCATCAAGTTTAAGAATTATTCATAGTTACTGTCACGATTATGATGACAATGGTAACTAgtcaattttattaaaaactggatcattggataatgcaattcgagagttttgattggctaagccatcatgggttatgagccattataccatgatccaCAAACACGGCAGGCATATACGTGGTTTTTTGGGCCtttctatttttattgtagtttagttttttataatttttttattttgtggggcgtttttaataaaacaataattattattcctctcgcgcttgttggatatgagatgattatagccaacttggcaCTAGTACCGCGCCTCATTGCCTATCTATCATCTCacatccaacgtgcgctcatggaataataataattgttaaatatcagtTTGATgtattgagaaaacaaaaacaaaaaagtttaaTGTATTGTGCGCTCTTGTGCTGTAGGTCTTGCACCCCATGTGGAAGTCCTCACTTCTTCCTTTGCAAGTGAATGGCATAACATGATGTCAGACAAAGGCAGTGCAgatgttaattttttgttcCCTGATGGCCAACATGCTGAGGCACACAAAATTATTCTTATCGCTGCGTCATCTGTTTTCAAGAGTATCCTCCTGCATAAAGTGACGCCCTCTGGTAAAACGTATGAAGATGTCATTGACAATGTCTCTTGGGTTTGTGATGAAGAGGATGATTGCTTAAACCTGGTCCACAGCAAAGAGAAATGCAGAGGCAAGGGTAAAACAATTATATATTTACACAAGAGCCTTTCCAAAGGAGTCTTCATGGAAGTTCTGACCTTTCTTTACACCGGGACACCAGGTATAGCTGAAGATGAGGATGTTAACTTTGTCAAAGAGATCCAATCTGTTGCCATCAAATTTCAGCTACATTGGTTGGAGGCATACTGTACAAACATCCTTAACGACGAGGCTTTCCTAAATCCAAGCATTGGAACCTGGATTAATGACAACACAGGACTTTCAGCCAAGAAGTTGTTTCTGAACAAGCAGTTGCATGCTGATGTTAAGTTCCAGGTTGAGGGCAGCATTGTCTATGGCCACAGAGTGATACTGAAGGCAAGGTCTGAGGTTATGGCAGCTATGTTGAGTGGAGCATTCAGAGAGGGTGATGTGGATACAGAGGTTTGAATTCTGATAACATTAATGTATGAAAAAATGCAGGAGTGCACCTCATTTTGCTTTCTATTTCATATAATATATTGCTTCAACCTGCTTCTTCATAATAACCCCAGTGCATGGTTGAGTCAGACGTATAGTGTCATCAATTCAttactgaaaaatatatttttggtttttgctaCAGATCAGTATCCAATATGCCTCCCTTGAGAGTTTCCTGGCCCTGCTGGAGTACCTTTACACAGACCATGCTCCGATAGAGGAAGGGGACTCAGTAGAAATTATGGCTTTAGCTGACAGATTCTGCCTGCCAAGACTTGTGACTTTGTGTGAGCTCTACATCACTAAAAAGGTGGACAAGGCTGTTCAGAAGAAAGTCGCAGATGGGACAAATGATGTGATTGACCTTCTTCTCACATCTCAGGTAAGAACATActgtaatattttgttttatttgtttaacAATACAGTAGTGGAGCTCTGGTCAGACTTGTTACTGTGCTTAATCAAGTTTTCAGCTTTCTTGGTATTCACACCACTTAGGGCTAAAATGGGTTATGTACCATGACAACCCGGGGGCATAGCCAAGGGAAGGTTCCAGGGGTTTagtacaccccccccccccctcccccaacagATGTAGTTTTTCAGTCAAATTACCGGTATTACTCCGGTATGTTTGTGAATTCTCACAAAGCTTTTTATTGCAATATGTAACATTTGTGCTCTTCATGACAGTGATCCCCCTCCCTGTAAAAATCCTGGACACCCCTCCTTTAATCTATAGGAAGTGGTCAGGGATTAGCATATTAGGTTAGATTTTGAACAAATAACTTCTCTAATGTCTATATGGGATAAACAAGAGAAGTTTGATTTCTGGTGGCATTAGTAAGTTTTTGCATCTTAACCTAGCATCCTTCAATGTTGCCCTGTTTGTATAGTATAGTATACGTACATGTTATCAGTACCAATCATAATATTACACTTACTGCAGATTGTTTTGAGTGGTTGGGTATGGCCGGATGATTGTAAAAGGGACAAGTCACAAAGAGAAGCAAACCATCATGACCCTACTACATCAAACTAACTTCAAGGGTTTGATACAGACAATTAAGCCATTTACTCCCAagagttccccattgatgagtaaaagtATCGCCGGTTCATGCAggtttgggagtcaaagggttaatattCAACTGAGTTCTTTAATATATTATTTTGCAGGCtcacaatgcaaagcagttaTCAAACTGGTGTCTACATTTTATTGCAACAAATTACTCTGTGTTTGAGAAATGTGAAGAATTCCATCTTGTCCAAGGAGAAAACAGAGAATATGTTTATGAGCATAGGTGGCCACCTTTATCGTATTTAAAAGCACAAGAagaatttgaaagaaaaatggaGCCATGTAAGCCTAAGTGTAAATGTATAAAATCGAAATGCAAAGTAATGTAGTGCACAAGACAAAAAGTAGTTTAGAAAAGAaataattaaaggggctaggtcacacaattttaggcaatttcagcactgatcgaatggtcatagaattaactaaaatatcaaaataactgttcaaaactatagaaaaactctaacaaaacacagggaagccaagaagggacatggatggacaaaactgcagaggattgaaatggattgaatttgggtaaatttgaaaaacgttggcccaccttttttcaaagttatatcagtctatatcaaaatgtcatttacacagctggaaaatcattctcagtagttatgtggccgtgattttgcaaatgaaagactcttgctctgccgaTTTGAGGTTtggagctcataattaacaaaattaaacaaatttacctaaaatagtgtgacctagcccctttaatatacCAGAAATGAAGGTAAAATTAAAACTTCTGATGAGTTGTGATTActtgacccattgactcctaaaccaCTCCACaaattgatgagtaaaatcgtctggcagtAGACAGAGGAAAATTTATTAGTACCCGGCAAATTGCGTGCTACTCCTTGCAGGCAGtggattaaggacggtgcctactattgttattgtgcatacgttatgtgcatctcgagatactcgggtttcctatcggtgatgcttactaatacgtggatatttttgcatggtttaaaactatccggagaaagtacatcttagtaaatacttttggtatccaaaaagaaaattgggggtaaccatgcatttttgagagataattaagcttcagtttgagaaagaagtagaacgccatacattgctttgtattttaaagtttttttacacatattattcataaattatctttgaaaaatgcgtggttacccccaattttctttttggatttcaataacacttgttaagatctacatttcttgcataaccacacaccagggcaaaaatatctttaattagtaggcaccgtccttaaaccgagtggatgtagaggttgttaatGGATCTCGAGCCCTGGGTTTTTTTACTACTTAATCCATTGACACGTCAAACGCCCTAGAACGCCCCCACTTGACGCGTAAATTTGtctgacattagacagagtaaaatctgttaagtctcacttaCAGAAGTCAATAGGTTATTAAACAATGATATTTACcaacagtaaaataaattcacaaaaAGCTCCTATTGCATTGAACTTATTGATATGTTTCAGAGGAAAATGTAATGTCTAGAGTTTTGAGCAACACATGTTCAGACATAAACCAGTCATCATCCCCAAATGCAAAGGCTTGGTACAGTTGAATTTTTTAATATGTAGATAACATTGATTAAATTCCTAGAAAAGggatgtaaatatcatgtataGCAGGGGGCAATAAGATGCAAAACTCAATAAAAGTGGAGGATGGTTCAAAATGTCGTGACTGTTGCTTCTCCTTTTTGATATAATTATGATGTCTCTTTACTTTAACCTTggggggagtcagggtggttaactggtcatcaaccgtgcctcttacctctgtgacccaggttcaactctggcctcgggtcgtatgtgggctgagtctcagtcgatctcaatctgactctgagggtttttctgcgggtactccggttttcttccCTCCTCACAATCGCCTCCCCGCCTATTCCTTCAGGTTGTGGTGCTGTGATCCCAGGTCATATACATGGGTCGTGGTCAGGGGCCGAgtgcctagccggcagcacagctccttcggcccgacctcgttgagctgcgccctaggtaattcagtctccgactgcgagaaagggcgattagcagatcacatattatttattattacatatTATTAACCTGAAATTTATAGGTGATGGAAACTATAAcagtgaaattaagaaattattgCACTCATCAAAGGGAGACTCCCTGCACATAAAatgatttataattattattattattaaaactatttttataCCTTAATTGCTCAAGTGTACCATATATATcagtgtataagtcgacccttTATGACCtcaaaataagctccaaaaataGCCCTCGACTTACACAGGGGTCAAAATGTAGAGCCAACTtcctaaataatttattcatgtATTTAGCATAATAATATATCGTCTTGGGTATAATGAACACAGTGAAACAAGTTGGCTTTTCCTCATGCGGCAAGAGACTTTAATGTAAGTAATTCCAGTTGGAACACAAAAAGGTAGTAACCTGACATGACATCTTGTATTGCGTGTACACATCGTCGCTCACATTCAAATGAAGGCAAATGCTGGTTGATTGTTACATGCTTGGCTGATTAAAACCCAGTTGGGAACTTTGTcatgtttggtttatgagtttttttgttttgtttctcagACTTTCTCATGTGAGAAAACCAAGTTTCATTACTTGTGGGCCAATTAAACTGCAATTGCAAAGTTGTTAAGTTTCCTTCTGGTAACTAAACACTGACAAATGGGAATTAATCTTATTGATAGAAAGTGTTATATAAACTTTATCCAAAATAGCCTCCATTTTAGAATTGTTTGTTTGCTTCCAAattatgtaccagtcaaattgaagcttcaactTCCCCCCACCCTCCTAATCCCCAGGCATACCCCAAGCATTTAATCACCACTCAtagggggtggggaatttgatcgCTAGCCTCAATTTCATGTTAAGTTTCTACGTGGGTTGATAAATCATGGCGGAGACGAACTTAGATGCATTCAAAGGTAAAGATTCCGCATTCgtggctgattggttgaaaagcaaAGGCCTACAAAAACTTTGTTCCGTCTTTGAAggtaacaagacgcctacaagggcgtatccgtggaatgcggaAACAGTTAACAAAATTGTCCAGTTACCGTGAACTTCAAcgacaggtaaacttcggaaaatggcgagagattaccagaaagataaatctgtaatataacttgaagttgtttgtagtaaaaactcattattaatgttaataaatttgcaaatgcaaacaacgaagccctattagcgggttatcaggatacgggattatttatatattatttgaAGGAGACTTTAGTCAAATCCCACAATTTTACTTGTttccttaactccattcatccaaaaattacaagatcagccttaaatcatccgaaaaacttattaaaaatcacagttcaacaacttatcatcccgggccagttgttcaaaagccgattaatgctaatctcaggtaaaaaattaacaaaggagtttcATTCTcttctcccaaatgctgttcaaggctgatataaaacgttacattagaagacgtcaatcttgaaaaacaaaaataagcaaaggaaactttcaccaaaacgttgaaagcatgaaacaaaagtttacgctaatcctggattaagttaatcggctttcgaacaaccgggccctgtattcgaagtccggttccgtaatcctggtttaatTCCCTGctaactgtttaaatctgctgTGCGCAAAAAGACACTTTTTCCGtgaaaactgtttaaatctgccgtggcgaagacaagaagacagcATCTGTACTGTTcttcatgattctacactcgaggtgaacaaaaaactatcaaaaacgaaaccaaaaaaaccCTATTGTTCgcttctcgagagaacagacaaacagccgaaactgttctgtggcactgaaaaaagtaccgtacgtagtacaattttcctttccttctattatgcactgtaaatagatatatttatttttattattgtatttttattacttttttacttttttttttttacctttatttttattttagatgatatattttagcagatgaagagccaccttGTGGAAATACTGAAtaaagccattattattattattattattattattattattattattattattattattagtacaaTGGCACTTGACCGTAGCCGTTTCCAGAGAAACTAATTTTAGGCAAAAGGctgagaagcgatcaggatacgggatatttaggcaAAAAAAATGCAGGGACACGGGATTTTTggctggggggagggggggggattAAGGAGATAcgagatattttttaaagtaggaacgcattgagtacgtgtggtagtgcaataACTTGGCGGTgcttttttccataactgtcaactgaggtgcgttttgttttttcaggagattcaagttgtccttacGTAATatgtacacgatattgttttggtatcgtaaatcatttcagtgccatggtagatatctttgcTAAATACCCCCTGACAAGACacgtggttcagtaaaataccaaacccagaaagattgaaggaaataaaaggaaatcgagaaacatttggcttcaaggctgacatgttgattaCTTACAACTTCCTTTCactgtactctgagcttctcacagctttccaagaccaatgttcaCTGATGTTTATCCCTTTCCGgaagggttagtatctggacgggggacgtcaaaatatgcgacttgcGGTCAGGAACataggaccaaaaattctattttaacgctcaaaaatgcgaactaagcaaggtacagattttgttagcctgctttatgcagaacaaatattgacgcaaaagtaaataaatattgatatgtagtttttaaggagagcagaaggaacttttaggaagtgtcgatcgagaataaaacaatttgccatcagcaacaaaatttgcgagatgaaaacatcataaattttgtgccacgaatataacaagttaccataagcgaaaaacatttcgggagacttttgttacgttcaatttttctatcgtacttttggtcgtacaagtaaaatcgcaaaatcgaaagtgacatggattttagcggccgcctttgatcaagttaccttgcgtgtttaatactgacaactcacgaaacaaaggatgcatctctgacaaaatgacggcaagacactgCGTTTTTattagtttgctttttttttctttcaagtgttataaagttcgacaagatacatGTGCGGATTTAACAAAGAACTAATTATTGTATTCATCACCAACAATCAATAAAATTggtgaaaatttttcaaacctaCGGTAACGATAGTCAGCGGTTTGCCAAGTCTCAGAACGTGTTACATGTAACGACAAATAATTTTTGAGAAGTTTCACTCGGAGTCAATATCTCTTTCCGAATAAAGATCTTAAAATGCCAAAGAGATACCGCTCACCACGTAAAATGAATCGACGGAATAGGAGTCGTTTAAATTGCTGGAAATGTGGTGACACCTATTCGTAgtcaggggcctgtttctcgaaagtcccgagaacttttcgggcccgaaaatgcaatctgcttattttgaaaagttgatcctttaacatgtttttaatgtaagaaa includes these proteins:
- the LOC138047191 gene encoding rho-related protein racA-like translates to MQCLKLVIVGDGGVGKSSFLITATTNHFPSNYVPTVFDNYSSNIMVDGKPFSVSLWDTAGQEDYDRLRPLSYPQTDVFVVSFDVASRTSFQNVTEKWIPEVRRFGPLVPILLLGTKTDLRGSKNPTSSPCRHVTEGEGKSLASSQGATYAECSSLLNDGVQQAINIAVELAVTHSSVSRHKKKTFKLNKETKPLPPILPPAGLAPHVEVLTSSFASEWHNMMSDKGSADVNFLFPDGQHAEAHKIILIAASSVFKSILLHKVTPSGKTYEDVIDNVSWVCDEEDDCLNLVHSKEKCRGKGKTIIYLHKSLSKGVFMEVLTFLYTGTPGIAEDEDVNFVKEIQSVAIKFQLHWLEAYCTNILNDEAFLNPSIGTWINDNTGLSAKKLFLNKQLHADVKFQVEGSIVYGHRVILKARSEVMAAMLSGAFREGDVDTEISIQYASLESFLALLEYLYTDHAPIEEGDSVEIMALADRFCLPRLVTLCELYITKKVDKAVQKKVADGTNDVIDLLLTSQAHNAKQLSNWCLHFIATNYSVFEKCEEFHLVQGENREYVYEHRWPPLSYLKAQEEFERKMEPCKPKCKCIKSKCKVM